From a single Fulvivirga ulvae genomic region:
- a CDS encoding F0F1 ATP synthase subunit B gives MDQLLNDFSPGLFFMQAFIFLILLFLLAKFAWKPIIQSLKIREESIQDALDSAERAKEEMAHLKADNEKLLDEARQQRDTILQDARAVANGIREEAKNDATRQTDKMIADARAAIEVEKQAAMAEVRTLVAELSLQVAEKLLKRKLDEEGAQKELISDFINDVKLN, from the coding sequence ATGGATCAGTTGCTCAACGACTTTTCGCCAGGCTTGTTCTTTATGCAAGCGTTCATTTTTCTGATTCTTCTTTTCTTATTGGCAAAATTTGCCTGGAAGCCCATCATTCAGTCTTTGAAAATCAGGGAAGAATCTATTCAGGATGCTCTTGACTCTGCTGAAAGAGCTAAAGAGGAAATGGCTCATCTTAAAGCAGATAACGAGAAACTTTTGGATGAAGCCAGACAGCAGAGGGATACGATCTTACAGGATGCAAGAGCAGTCGCCAATGGTATTAGAGAAGAAGCAAAAAATGATGCAACCAGGCAAACTGATAAAATGATAGCTGACGCAAGGGCGGCAATAGAGGTTGAAAAGCAGGCGGCAATGGCTGAAGTAAGAACACTCGTGGCTGAACTTTCATTGCAGGTGGCAGAGAAGCTTCTGAAGAGAAAGCTTGATGAAGAAGGTGCTCAAAAGGAGCTTATTTCAGATTTTATTAACGACGTTAAGCTGAACTAA
- the porW gene encoding type IX secretion system periplasmic lipoprotein PorW/SprE: MLRLRYHFFYISIITAGLLASCSAERKNILSKTYHNTTARYNAYFYAKENIREIEKVLDDSYDNDYNDILNIYPEIDSVLAKTYEDKVEECIKKASIAIQRHKNSKWVDDSYILIGLARFYSTDYVNAIETFKYVNTKSEDPDARHRALVHLLRTFTDYKEYNNATSVSDYLKKEKVNKNNQKFLYINRAHYYQIQEDYDNMVQNLVKAAPILKKKDGKGRIYFIIGQVYQMLGFDAEAFNYYKRCIASNPEYELDFHARLYMAQVTELGKSSDLKSARKLFKKLLKDKKNKEFKDKIYYEMAAFEMRQNNLEDAVKYLKESVKASTNNNRQKGQSYLKLGEIHYDSLRKYELAKAYYDSTITVLPKDYENYELIKERQEVLSDFVKQLNTIHLQDSLLALSEMDSLSIRKQIDEYIAAEEERKKQEEEKERKRIRRNTFNQLQDNTGFSSTSWYFDNPSAIAMGQTEFKRIWGDRQLEDNWRRSNKEAEQDYEEVAKDNTNTSPDTEDIEVGEEDPETVLTAQAEKMYNQIPFSAEAKERALTEIEEAYYNLGNIYYFNLHEEPNAATSFETLLRRFPETKHEPEVLYHLYLINKSLGRDTERYKNRLLSQYPNTTYAKLLANPNYTEESTAANEQLKKAYKKAYELFGSEQYTQALDVINQAMNDHQETVFTPRLKLLKILITGKTEDVNLYQYQLTEFIKEHPDSEITPYAKELLTASENFLKKQRRLLGTEFVKYFDQEHYLVVVYDAGKGLTDRIYPLIEAYNNSEFDEQNLKTSNLILDENRSITMITSFGGQQEALQYFRKFVSEDVISEKTQNSKIYKFVITKDNFNIFYQSKDLEAYLRFFDKNYKNGL; encoded by the coding sequence TTGTTACGTTTAAGATACCATTTTTTTTACATATCTATTATTACCGCCGGCCTGCTGGCTTCTTGCTCCGCCGAGCGTAAAAACATTCTTAGCAAAACCTATCACAATACTACCGCAAGGTATAATGCATACTTCTATGCCAAAGAGAACATTAGGGAAATAGAGAAGGTTCTTGATGACAGTTACGACAATGACTATAATGATATTCTAAATATCTACCCCGAAATAGACTCCGTTTTAGCAAAAACATACGAAGACAAAGTAGAGGAGTGTATCAAAAAAGCTTCTATAGCTATTCAAAGACACAAAAACAGTAAATGGGTTGATGATAGTTACATTTTAATAGGCCTTGCACGATTTTATAGTACTGATTATGTAAATGCAATAGAAACATTTAAGTATGTAAATACCAAAAGTGAAGACCCTGACGCAAGGCATCGTGCTCTTGTACACCTGCTCCGAACTTTCACGGATTATAAGGAGTACAATAATGCCACCTCCGTTTCTGACTACCTGAAAAAAGAAAAGGTGAATAAAAACAACCAGAAGTTTCTATATATCAACCGGGCACACTACTATCAGATTCAGGAAGACTACGACAATATGGTGCAAAACCTGGTAAAGGCGGCTCCCATTTTAAAGAAAAAGGATGGCAAAGGGAGGATTTACTTCATCATAGGCCAGGTTTACCAAATGCTTGGTTTTGATGCTGAGGCTTTTAACTATTACAAAAGATGCATAGCCAGCAACCCTGAGTATGAGCTTGATTTCCATGCTCGTTTATACATGGCTCAGGTTACAGAATTGGGAAAATCAAGTGACCTGAAAAGTGCCCGAAAGCTTTTTAAAAAGCTGTTGAAAGACAAAAAGAATAAGGAGTTCAAAGATAAAATTTACTATGAGATGGCTGCATTTGAAATGCGCCAAAACAACCTTGAAGATGCCGTTAAATACCTTAAAGAGTCCGTGAAGGCCAGTACGAACAATAACCGGCAAAAAGGACAATCTTATCTGAAATTAGGTGAAATCCATTACGATAGTTTAAGAAAATATGAACTGGCAAAGGCTTATTATGATAGTACCATTACAGTGCTTCCTAAAGACTACGAGAACTATGAACTAATTAAGGAGAGGCAGGAAGTATTATCCGATTTTGTCAAACAGTTAAACACAATACATCTTCAGGATAGTCTCCTTGCCTTGTCTGAGATGGATTCGCTAAGTATACGCAAGCAAATTGATGAATATATAGCTGCAGAAGAGGAACGCAAAAAGCAAGAGGAGGAAAAAGAAAGAAAACGCATAAGACGAAATACCTTTAATCAGCTGCAGGACAATACAGGATTTAGTTCTACCAGCTGGTATTTCGACAATCCCTCGGCCATAGCGATGGGTCAAACAGAATTTAAAAGAATTTGGGGGGACCGGCAACTGGAAGATAACTGGCGAAGGTCAAATAAAGAAGCTGAACAGGATTATGAGGAAGTGGCAAAGGATAACACAAACACTTCTCCCGATACCGAAGATATAGAGGTAGGAGAGGAAGACCCGGAAACAGTGCTTACGGCACAGGCAGAGAAAATGTATAATCAGATACCTTTCTCAGCAGAAGCTAAAGAGAGAGCTCTCACTGAAATCGAAGAAGCATATTATAACCTAGGAAATATCTATTATTTCAATCTTCATGAAGAGCCAAATGCAGCTACCTCCTTTGAGACTTTACTTCGAAGGTTCCCTGAAACAAAGCATGAGCCAGAAGTGCTTTACCACCTCTACCTGATTAATAAAAGTTTGGGCCGAGATACGGAAAGATATAAAAACAGGTTATTGTCGCAGTATCCTAATACTACATATGCCAAGCTTCTGGCTAATCCGAATTATACTGAGGAAAGCACAGCCGCCAATGAACAGCTAAAAAAAGCGTATAAAAAAGCCTATGAATTGTTTGGCAGCGAACAGTATACGCAAGCATTAGATGTTATAAACCAGGCAATGAATGACCATCAGGAGACGGTTTTTACACCTCGCCTCAAGTTGCTTAAGATCCTCATAACAGGGAAAACGGAAGATGTTAACCTGTATCAGTACCAACTTACCGAATTTATAAAAGAGCACCCCGATAGTGAAATCACCCCATATGCCAAAGAACTATTGACTGCTTCTGAAAACTTTCTAAAAAAGCAGAGACGACTTTTAGGAACTGAATTTGTAAAGTACTTTGATCAGGAGCACTATTTAGTAGTGGTATATGATGCCGGCAAAGGCCTTACAGATAGAATTTACCCGCTCATTGAAGCTTATAACAACTCCGAATTTGATGAACAGAACCTAAAAACCAGCAACCTTATACTGGATGAAAACCGGTCAATCACAATGATTACATCTTTTGGAGGTCAGCAGGAGGCTCTACAGTACTTTAGAAAATTTGTGAGTGAAGATGTAATTTCAGAGAAAACTCAGAACTCAAAAATTTATAAATTTGTAATCACCAAAGATAATTTCAA
- the atpG gene encoding ATP synthase F1 subunit gamma: MANLKEVKGRIQSVTSTQQITKAMKMVAAAKLRRAQDNITQMRPYAEKLNAMLQNLSSQGGDNEESQFSEVRAIERVLILVVTSDKGLCGAFNSNIFKAVNRHIKENYQSQFDKGNVTILAIGKKARDYFVKRDYNVITDYWDMFSPVSFEKSVEASEYAMERFVEGKYDRVDLVYNEFKNVATQIMRVEQYLPVLPPEKSEDDKFQVDYIYQPSRDEIVKDLIPKSLKVQVYKAILDSNAAEHGARMTAMDQATDNAGELLKELRLTYNRTRQAAITKEILEIVAGAEALG; the protein is encoded by the coding sequence ATGGCGAATTTAAAAGAGGTAAAAGGAAGAATTCAGTCTGTTACATCCACTCAGCAGATCACAAAAGCCATGAAAATGGTGGCTGCGGCAAAGTTGAGAAGGGCTCAGGATAATATTACCCAGATGCGGCCTTACGCTGAAAAGCTGAATGCCATGCTTCAAAATCTATCTTCTCAGGGAGGTGATAATGAAGAAAGCCAGTTTTCTGAGGTGAGAGCCATTGAAAGAGTGCTTATCCTGGTGGTAACATCTGACAAAGGATTATGTGGTGCTTTTAACAGTAATATATTTAAAGCTGTTAACAGACATATTAAAGAGAATTATCAGTCTCAGTTTGATAAAGGTAATGTTACTATACTGGCTATCGGAAAAAAGGCCCGTGATTACTTCGTTAAACGAGATTATAATGTAATTACGGATTACTGGGATATGTTTTCTCCGGTATCTTTCGAAAAGAGTGTAGAGGCTTCGGAATATGCTATGGAGCGCTTTGTGGAAGGCAAGTACGACAGGGTAGATCTGGTATATAACGAATTTAAAAACGTTGCCACTCAAATCATGAGGGTAGAGCAATATTTACCTGTGCTCCCTCCGGAAAAGAGTGAAGATGATAAGTTTCAGGTAGATTATATATATCAGCCCTCAAGAGATGAGATAGTGAAGGACCTGATTCCTAAATCGTTGAAGGTCCAGGTTTATAAAGCAATCCTTGACAGTAACGCTGCTGAGCATGGAGCAAGGATGACGGCTATGGATCAGGCAACAGATAATGCCGGGGAGCTTTTAAAGGAGTTGAGACTTACGTATAACAGAACACGTCAGGCGGCTATTACCAAGGAGATCCTTGAGATTGTAGCAGGTGCAGAGGCGCTCGGTTAA
- a CDS encoding class I SAM-dependent methyltransferase yields the protein MANFNSVAFVYDTLARVVFGKSIQKAQTSLLYSITKESKVLILGGGTGFILQELDKLRLSLKITYVEPSSAMMKRAKKKLPFRTIVVDFVQDTHEAVSNDGDFDVVITNFFLDVFPADRLSEVVQEVSLLIGKNGVWLLTDFVRTDMWWQKVLIKLMYLFFRVTAGLEGNQLLNFEDYLHEKGYKSVKHKYFYNGMIRSDIYKKPGCLATGAYFPPSH from the coding sequence ATGGCCAATTTTAATTCTGTAGCATTCGTTTATGATACGCTCGCAAGAGTTGTTTTTGGTAAGTCAATACAAAAGGCTCAAACCAGTTTATTATACTCGATTACGAAGGAAAGTAAAGTATTAATATTAGGAGGAGGAACGGGCTTTATTCTTCAGGAATTGGATAAGCTCAGGCTATCATTAAAGATTACCTATGTCGAGCCATCATCAGCTATGATGAAACGGGCTAAGAAGAAGTTACCCTTCAGAACCATCGTTGTTGATTTTGTTCAGGACACTCACGAAGCTGTTTCGAATGATGGTGATTTTGATGTGGTGATTACAAACTTTTTTCTGGATGTGTTTCCGGCAGACCGGCTTAGTGAGGTGGTGCAGGAGGTGTCCTTGCTTATCGGCAAAAACGGTGTGTGGTTGTTAACGGATTTTGTGAGAACAGATATGTGGTGGCAGAAGGTGCTAATTAAACTAATGTATCTGTTTTTTAGGGTAACGGCCGGACTGGAGGGGAATCAATTACTTAATTTTGAAGATTACTTGCATGAGAAGGGCTATAAGTCTGTAAAGCACAAGTATTTTTATAATGGTATGATAAGAAGTGATATATACAAAAAGCCGGGATGTCTGGCTACAGGTGCTTACTTCCCTCCCTCACACTAA
- a CDS encoding DUF6168 family protein codes for MIKRLLSFTLFVIMISVILYVSHMYTLDYIGEVVTFSISGMYIFHFIACFIICLSVELLYTRLPSQVGYAYLASVFIKIGVFVLVFKSAIFGPNELNMTERLSVVVPMFMFLIFEAIYCGRLMNSQQA; via the coding sequence ATGATTAAGAGGCTACTTTCATTCACCCTATTCGTAATAATGATTTCTGTTATTCTGTATGTATCTCATATGTATACATTGGATTATATTGGCGAGGTGGTAACTTTTTCCATATCCGGTATGTATATCTTTCATTTTATAGCATGCTTTATTATTTGCCTTTCTGTGGAACTTCTGTATACAAGGCTGCCTTCCCAGGTAGGCTATGCCTACCTTGCTTCTGTATTTATCAAAATAGGTGTTTTTGTACTAGTATTTAAATCGGCCATCTTTGGACCAAACGAGTTGAATATGACCGAAAGATTATCTGTCGTGGTTCCTATGTTTATGTTTTTGATTTTTGAAGCAATCTATTGCGGACGTCTGATGAATTCCCAACAAGCGTAA
- a CDS encoding AtpZ/AtpI family protein, which produces MEQPKPSNQREPKQYNGFIKYSGLAIQMAVTIYLGSLLGSYIDTKTGNTSELYTKVITLIAVLLSTVMVIRQVIKSNSDS; this is translated from the coding sequence ATGGAACAGCCAAAACCTTCAAACCAGAGGGAGCCAAAGCAGTATAATGGCTTTATCAAATACTCAGGTTTGGCCATTCAAATGGCTGTAACTATATATCTGGGAAGCCTGCTGGGCTCATACATTGATACAAAAACCGGGAACACATCCGAGCTTTATACAAAAGTAATTACATTGATAGCCGTACTCCTTTCTACTGTTATGGTAATACGCCAGGTTATCAAATCCAACTCTGATAGTTAA
- a CDS encoding bactofilin family protein, whose translation MFNSKESHKVAEQISNSSNIIGKGTVLQGNIETFGNIRIEGKVVGNIKTKSKVALGQSSHVEGNILAQNAEVEGELKGNIEITDILILKPTAVIHGDIITAKLIVESGATFNGGCKMGVSVKEIKIGENGTAKTFKPEGAKAV comes from the coding sequence ATGTTTAACTCAAAAGAAAGTCATAAGGTTGCAGAGCAAATAAGCAATTCCAGCAATATAATAGGTAAGGGCACTGTACTCCAAGGTAATATAGAAACTTTTGGTAATATCAGGATTGAAGGCAAGGTAGTTGGTAACATAAAAACTAAATCTAAAGTAGCTCTCGGGCAATCATCACATGTTGAAGGCAATATACTTGCTCAGAATGCCGAAGTTGAAGGAGAGTTGAAAGGTAATATAGAAATAACAGATATTCTAATACTCAAGCCTACCGCGGTAATTCACGGTGATATCATAACGGCAAAGCTTATTGTGGAATCAGGTGCTACATTTAATGGAGGCTGTAAAATGGGAGTGTCAGTGAAGGAAATAAAAATAGGGGAGAATGGAACAGCCAAAACCTTCAAACCAGAGGGAGCCAAAGCAGTATAA
- the atpB gene encoding F0F1 ATP synthase subunit A, whose amino-acid sequence MSKKITSLLSILTLLFFSNLAFASASSEGEQSHGGAVDTQEEINAYIKHHLQDSHDFTLFTLGESGTHIGFPLPVILWDDGLHVFMSSKFHHGTTVAESNGNYYTVYHGKIYKTNAEGELSFDEEHHPTNARPLDLSITKNVVGMLFAGFLLIYLFGSLAKSYSKRSIPTGVGRVLEPLVIYVRDEMARPNIGEKYYERYMPFLLTAFFYIWILNLMGLTPLGFNVTGNIAVTVCLALFTFIIVQFSGKKDYWKHIFWMPGVPVPMKIILMPIEVLGMLTKPFALLIRLFANITAGHFVVMSLIALTITMKATFGPVAATGMSLALALFITIIEVLVAFLQAYIFTMLSALFIGMAVEEHDHH is encoded by the coding sequence ATGTCCAAAAAAATTACAAGCCTTTTATCAATACTGACATTGTTATTTTTCTCTAACCTGGCTTTTGCATCTGCAAGCAGCGAAGGAGAACAGAGCCACGGCGGTGCCGTAGACACTCAGGAGGAAATAAATGCTTATATAAAGCACCACTTACAAGATTCTCATGATTTTACCCTATTTACATTGGGTGAGTCAGGCACTCATATAGGTTTTCCTCTTCCCGTAATTCTTTGGGATGATGGTTTACACGTATTTATGTCATCAAAGTTTCACCATGGCACAACTGTTGCCGAATCAAACGGCAATTATTACACGGTTTATCATGGTAAGATATATAAAACCAATGCGGAAGGTGAGCTTTCTTTTGATGAAGAGCATCACCCGACTAATGCAAGGCCTTTAGACCTTTCTATTACAAAGAATGTAGTAGGAATGCTATTTGCAGGATTTCTTTTAATCTATCTTTTTGGTTCTTTGGCGAAAAGCTATAGCAAAAGATCGATACCCACCGGGGTTGGAAGAGTACTTGAACCTCTGGTTATTTATGTGAGGGATGAGATGGCAAGGCCAAATATTGGAGAGAAGTATTATGAAAGATATATGCCTTTCCTTCTTACGGCTTTCTTTTATATATGGATATTGAACCTTATGGGGCTTACGCCACTTGGTTTCAACGTTACAGGGAATATAGCTGTAACTGTTTGTCTTGCATTGTTTACATTTATAATAGTACAGTTTAGTGGTAAAAAAGATTATTGGAAGCATATCTTCTGGATGCCCGGAGTTCCGGTACCTATGAAGATTATCCTTATGCCTATTGAGGTATTAGGTATGCTGACCAAGCCATTTGCCCTACTGATTCGTTTGTTTGCGAATATTACCGCAGGACACTTTGTTGTGATGAGTCTTATTGCGTTGACAATTACCATGAAGGCAACGTTTGGGCCGGTAGCAGCAACAGGGATGTCATTGGCGTTGGCGTTGTTTATCACAATTATAGAAGTATTGGTGGCCTTTCTTCAGGCATATATATTTACAATGCTGTCGGCGTTGTTCATTGGTATGGCAGTTGAAGAGCATGACCATCACTAA
- a CDS encoding M23 family metallopeptidase codes for MKARKTLSSWLVNRYLLIIRNEENFAEKSTFSFTYAKVILLTVTVFIVLMALSLLLVKTLLAQWFDPRHAQIEANKNLYELTLKVDSLAQEVDEKDRFIRNFQRVLSGDTSRVYKDYESPGNSDQEVASGQALADVSKLSPIDSQFRQEFEQTDLSLLNLNAGGAYSDLQEMFFFSPISGFVSAPYNVKEGHFGVDVVAKKNEPVKSVADGTVIMSSWTQDSGYVIAIQHRGNLISVYKHNAELLKKVGSFVNAGEIISIIGNTGDLTDGPHLHFELWNNGNSVNPEEFVTF; via the coding sequence TTGAAGGCAAGAAAGACACTTTCGAGTTGGTTGGTTAACCGCTACCTGCTTATCATAAGAAACGAGGAGAACTTTGCTGAAAAATCAACCTTCAGTTTTACCTATGCAAAGGTAATACTTCTAACCGTGACCGTATTTATAGTTTTGATGGCGCTCAGCCTTCTGCTGGTTAAGACCTTGCTGGCGCAGTGGTTTGATCCGAGACATGCGCAGATTGAAGCTAATAAAAATCTATATGAGTTAACACTCAAGGTAGATTCTTTAGCTCAGGAAGTAGATGAAAAAGATCGGTTTATCAGGAATTTTCAGAGAGTTTTAAGTGGAGATACCTCCAGGGTTTATAAAGACTATGAATCTCCGGGTAATTCTGATCAGGAAGTCGCCAGTGGGCAGGCGCTTGCGGATGTAAGTAAACTATCTCCTATTGATTCTCAGTTTCGGCAGGAGTTTGAGCAAACCGATCTTTCACTGCTTAATCTTAATGCAGGTGGTGCTTATAGTGACCTACAGGAAATGTTCTTCTTCTCGCCAATTTCAGGATTTGTTTCTGCTCCGTATAATGTGAAAGAAGGCCACTTTGGTGTTGATGTTGTGGCGAAGAAAAATGAGCCTGTAAAGAGCGTAGCTGACGGAACAGTGATCATGTCATCATGGACTCAGGATTCGGGCTATGTCATTGCTATTCAGCATCGTGGGAATCTGATCTCAGTTTATAAGCATAATGCTGAACTATTAAAAAAAGTTGGTAGTTTTGTAAATGCTGGGGAAATTATTTCAATAATTGGTAATACTGGCGATTTAACAGATGGCCCTCACTTACACTTCGAATTGTGGAATAATGGAAACTCGGTTAACCCTGAAGAATTTGTAACTTTTTAA
- the atpH gene encoding ATP synthase F1 subunit delta, which yields MSEFRAASRYAKSLLELADERGVLEEVHKDMLSFHELCKENREFTLMLKNPIIKHDKKRSILEKVFKGKVNDLTMAIFDIITRKNREGILPSIAREFHSQYNLLKKIEVARVTTAVPLSPELRTQFEDLVKKISSKNTVELAEVVDKDIIGGYVLKIGDRQIDDSLKSKLKALELKFSQNPYIKEF from the coding sequence ATGTCAGAATTCAGAGCAGCATCAAGATACGCCAAATCATTGCTTGAATTAGCAGATGAAAGGGGTGTATTGGAAGAAGTACATAAAGACATGCTGTCTTTTCATGAGCTTTGTAAGGAGAACCGTGAGTTTACCCTAATGCTTAAGAATCCTATTATTAAGCATGATAAGAAAAGGTCTATTTTGGAGAAGGTTTTCAAAGGCAAGGTGAATGATCTTACTATGGCTATTTTCGATATCATTACAAGGAAGAACAGAGAAGGGATACTACCTTCCATAGCCAGGGAGTTTCATAGCCAGTATAATTTATTAAAGAAAATAGAGGTGGCCAGAGTAACTACTGCGGTGCCATTGTCTCCGGAGTTGCGTACTCAATTTGAAGATCTCGTAAAGAAAATATCTTCGAAAAACACTGTGGAACTGGCAGAAGTTGTAGATAAAGACATCATCGGAGGCTATGTTTTGAAAATAGGTGATCGTCAGATTGATGATTCCTTAAAGAGTAAATTGAAAGCACTTGAACTTAAGTTCAGTCAAAACCCATATATCAAAGAATTTTAA
- the atpE gene encoding ATP synthase F0 subunit C — translation MYNLIGAGLIVIGGGIGLGQIGGKAMEGIARQPEAAGKIQTAMIIIGALLEGLAFGALILGQ, via the coding sequence ATGTACAATTTAATTGGAGCAGGATTAATCGTAATCGGTGGTGGAATTGGACTTGGCCAGATAGGTGGTAAAGCAATGGAAGGTATTGCTCGTCAGCCTGAGGCAGCCGGTAAAATTCAAACTGCCATGATTATTATTGGTGCGTTATTAGAAGGTCTGGCATTTGGTGCTTTGATCTTGGGTCAATAA
- the atpA gene encoding F0F1 ATP synthase subunit alpha has product MANVRPDEVSAILREQLSGAKTEAELEEVGTVLEVGDGVARIYGLSKAQSGELLEFENGLRALVLNLEEDNVGAVLLGDYKDIKEGDTVKRTGRIASIKVGDGMVGRVVDTLGNPIDGKGPIEGETFEMPLERKAPGVIYRQPVNEPLQTGIKAIDSMIPIGRGQRELIIGDRQTGKTAVAIDTIINQKEFYERGEPVFCIYVAVGQKASTVAGVVSALEKAGAMDYSVVVSASAADPAPMQFFAPFTGAAIGEFFRDTGRPALVIYDDLSKQAVAYREVSLLLRRPPGREAYPGDVFYLHSRLLERAAKISQNDGIAQAMNDLPESLKGKVKGGGSLTALPIIETQAGDVSAYIPTNVISITDGQIFLETNLFNSGIRPAINVGISVSRVGGNAQIKSMKKVAGTLKLDQAQFRELEAFAKFGSDLDAATKLTIERGRRNLEILKQAQYSPVSVEEQVAIIYVSTKGMIDDVPVDKVREFERNFLDMLRNKHKDVLDSLRAGKLEDSSTDTLANVAKDLAKEYSH; this is encoded by the coding sequence ATGGCTAACGTAAGACCAGACGAAGTTTCAGCGATATTAAGAGAGCAACTTTCCGGTGCTAAAACCGAAGCCGAGCTCGAAGAAGTAGGTACGGTACTAGAAGTAGGTGACGGTGTTGCCCGTATCTATGGTTTGTCAAAGGCACAATCAGGAGAACTTCTGGAGTTTGAAAACGGCTTGAGAGCATTGGTACTAAACCTTGAAGAGGATAATGTGGGTGCCGTACTCTTGGGAGATTATAAAGATATTAAAGAAGGGGACACTGTTAAAAGGACCGGAAGAATCGCATCTATCAAGGTTGGTGATGGTATGGTAGGCCGGGTGGTTGATACACTGGGTAACCCTATCGACGGTAAAGGGCCGATTGAAGGCGAGACATTTGAGATGCCCTTGGAGAGAAAGGCTCCCGGAGTAATCTACAGGCAGCCGGTAAACGAACCTTTGCAGACGGGTATCAAAGCTATTGACTCAATGATTCCGATCGGAAGAGGTCAAAGAGAGTTGATCATTGGTGACCGTCAAACAGGTAAGACCGCTGTAGCGATAGATACCATTATTAACCAAAAAGAGTTTTATGAGAGAGGTGAGCCTGTATTCTGTATCTACGTTGCTGTAGGTCAGAAGGCTTCAACCGTGGCGGGCGTTGTTTCTGCATTAGAAAAAGCTGGTGCTATGGATTATAGTGTTGTGGTTTCTGCTTCTGCTGCTGATCCCGCTCCTATGCAATTCTTTGCTCCATTTACAGGTGCTGCTATAGGTGAGTTCTTCAGAGATACTGGTAGGCCTGCACTTGTAATTTATGATGACTTGTCAAAGCAGGCTGTTGCATATCGTGAGGTTTCGCTTCTTCTAAGAAGACCTCCTGGACGTGAGGCCTATCCTGGAGATGTATTCTATCTTCACTCAAGATTATTGGAAAGAGCTGCTAAAATCAGCCAAAATGACGGCATTGCACAGGCTATGAACGATCTGCCTGAATCTCTTAAAGGTAAAGTAAAAGGAGGAGGTTCACTAACAGCCCTTCCCATCATTGAAACTCAGGCTGGTGATGTTTCAGCTTATATCCCGACAAACGTAATTTCCATTACTGATGGTCAGATATTCCTTGAAACAAATCTTTTCAACTCAGGTATCAGACCTGCTATTAACGTGGGTATTTCTGTATCCAGAGTAGGTGGTAATGCTCAGATTAAGTCTATGAAAAAGGTGGCAGGTACTTTAAAGCTTGACCAGGCACAGTTTCGTGAACTTGAAGCATTTGCTAAATTCGGATCTGATCTTGATGCGGCTACTAAGCTTACAATCGAGAGAGGAAGAAGAAACCTTGAGATTCTTAAACAAGCTCAGTATTCGCCGGTATCTGTAGAAGAGCAGGTGGCTATCATTTATGTATCAACTAAGGGTATGATTGATGATGTGCCTGTAGATAAAGTAAGAGAATTTGAGCGTAACTTCCTGGATATGCTTCGAAATAAGCATAAGGATGTACTTGACTCGCTTAGAGCAGGAAAGCTTGAAGACAGCTCTACCGATACTTTGGCTAATGTGGCTAAAGACCTTGCAAAAGAATACTCTCACTAA